Proteins from one bacterium genomic window:
- a CDS encoding MBL fold metallo-hydrolase: protein MGALGLTGFSVRCAFSAPPYQGPVSDHFDGKRFLNPDPKPMAGGGSMLKWILNREPGHWNDWTEVAPQPPPPERVGAGQLRVTFINHATVLLQLDGLNILTDPIWAERASPFTWMGPRRHKAPGIALDALPPIDVVLVSHNHYDHMDPVSLQTLQTLHHPRTIVTLGNRAFLEPLGIPIAAELDWWQTVDLSPGVRLHCVPAQHFSGRGFCDRSATLWAGFVLESMAGNVYFAADTGWGPHLEDIGQRFGPFRLALLPIGAFRPRWFMSPVHISPEEAIKVHRLVRAAVTVPIHYGTFHLGDDGETEPVEVLHAALAQEPDPKPDFWVLAHGEGREVGMIAPVAS, encoded by the coding sequence ATGGGGGCGCTGGGCCTGACCGGCTTCAGCGTTCGTTGCGCCTTCTCCGCGCCGCCTTATCAAGGTCCGGTGAGCGATCACTTTGACGGCAAGCGGTTTCTCAATCCCGATCCGAAGCCGATGGCCGGTGGCGGATCGATGCTCAAGTGGATTCTGAACCGTGAGCCGGGCCACTGGAATGATTGGACCGAAGTTGCGCCGCAACCGCCGCCGCCGGAGCGTGTCGGCGCCGGGCAGTTGCGCGTGACCTTCATCAATCATGCGACGGTCCTGTTGCAACTCGACGGCCTGAATATTCTCACCGATCCGATCTGGGCCGAGCGCGCCAGTCCCTTCACCTGGATGGGACCGAGGCGGCACAAGGCGCCGGGGATCGCGCTTGATGCCCTGCCGCCGATCGATGTGGTGCTGGTCAGTCACAATCATTACGACCACATGGATCCGGTGTCGCTTCAGACACTCCAGACGCTGCACCACCCACGCACCATTGTCACCCTGGGCAACCGTGCGTTTCTTGAGCCGCTGGGGATTCCCATCGCCGCCGAGTTGGATTGGTGGCAGACCGTTGACCTGAGTCCGGGGGTGCGGTTGCACTGTGTTCCCGCGCAGCACTTCTCCGGACGCGGCTTTTGCGATCGCAGCGCGACATTGTGGGCGGGGTTTGTGCTGGAGTCGATGGCCGGGAATGTCTACTTCGCCGCCGACACCGGCTGGGGGCCGCATCTGGAGGACATCGGGCAGCGTTTCGGGCCGTTCCGTCTCGCGCTTCTGCCGATCGGCGCGTTCCGTCCGCGCTGGTTCATGTCGCCGGTGCACATCAGCCCGGAGGAGGCGATCAAGGTACACAGACTGGTGCGCGCGGCCGTGACGGTGCCGATCCACTATGGCACCTTCCATCTGGGCGACGATGGCGAGACCGAGCCGGTCGAAGTCCTCCACGCCGCGCTGGCACAGGAACCCGACCCCAAACCCGACTTCTGGGTGCTCGCCCATGGCGAAGGGCGGGAGGTGGGGATGATCGCGCCGGTTGCGTCCTAA
- the rpmG gene encoding 50S ribosomal protein L33 yields MAKSKREQIKLESTAGTGYFYVTTRNKRKGDTKLELMKYDPKVRKHVLFKEKNLR; encoded by the coding sequence ATGGCCAAGTCGAAACGCGAACAGATCAAGCTGGAAAGCACCGCCGGCACCGGCTACTTCTATGTCACCACGCGCAACAAGCGCAAAGGGGACACGAAGCTGGAGCTGATGAAGTACGATCCCAAGGTGCGCAAGCATGTGCTGTTCAAAGAGAAGAATCTGCGTTAG
- a CDS encoding S9 family peptidase, translated as MRSRKECRVAITAALLAAVITIVPMNQSQAQSEPTPPVAKIIPKVDTIHGQVRVDNYFWLRDKSNPEVIAYLEAENKYMEAKTAHTKPLQEKLYQEMLGRIVETDLDVPERRDDYFYYTRTEEGKQYRIHCRKHKSLEAPEEILLDVNKEAEGFEHFDVGAFEVSPDHRLLAYSVDTNGAEEYTIHIRDLAAGQNLADAIPNTYGVKWAADNKTLFYTTLDPAHRPYRLWKHTLGAPPSDDKLVYEEADESFYMDIAMTKSRQYLLLGLGSISSSEYRYIRSDAPDSEWKVIAPRRPDVEYSVDHRGDRFYIVTNDGARNFKVVFAPIDNPGVANWSEFLPHRENVKVDEVECFAGHMVVYERENGLPKMRIIDLTTGNFHYVEFPEPVYTFFGAANPEFDTNVVRFTYNSLVTPRSVFDYDMTTRARELKKEYEVRGGYDRAQYQSERIFATAADGVKVPISLVYKKGTPLDGSSPLLLYGYGAYGATSDPTFSSNRLSLLDRGVIYAIAHVRGGGEMGRAWYDDGKLLKKKNTFTDFIACAEHLIAAKYTAADRLAAFGGSAGGLLMGAVANMRPDLFRVIFASVPFVDVINTMLDESIPLTVIEFDEWGNPKNREFYNYMLSYSPYDNVRAQDYPHMLIDAGLNDPRVGYWEPAKFVAKLRALKTDRNDLVFKVEMGAGHMGATGRYDYLKDIAFEFAYILDHLGIPE; from the coding sequence ATGCGCAGCCGAAAGGAATGCCGCGTGGCCATCACCGCCGCCCTGCTTGCGGCCGTGATCACAATCGTTCCCATGAATCAGTCCCAGGCCCAATCCGAACCCACACCGCCGGTCGCCAAGATCATCCCCAAGGTCGACACCATCCACGGCCAGGTCCGTGTCGACAACTACTTCTGGCTGCGCGACAAATCCAACCCCGAGGTGATTGCCTACCTCGAGGCGGAAAACAAATACATGGAGGCGAAAACCGCCCACACCAAACCCCTGCAGGAGAAGCTCTATCAGGAAATGCTGGGGCGGATTGTCGAGACCGACCTCGATGTGCCGGAACGGCGGGACGATTACTTCTACTATACCCGCACCGAGGAAGGCAAGCAGTACCGGATCCATTGCCGCAAACACAAGTCGCTGGAAGCGCCGGAGGAAATTCTGCTGGACGTCAACAAGGAGGCGGAGGGGTTTGAGCATTTCGACGTCGGCGCTTTTGAAGTGAGCCCCGATCACCGCCTGCTCGCCTACTCGGTCGATACCAACGGCGCGGAAGAGTACACCATCCACATCCGCGACCTGGCCGCCGGCCAGAATCTTGCCGATGCCATCCCCAACACCTACGGCGTGAAGTGGGCCGCCGACAACAAAACGTTGTTTTACACGACCCTCGACCCGGCGCATCGTCCCTATCGACTGTGGAAGCACACCCTCGGCGCTCCTCCCAGCGACGACAAACTTGTCTATGAGGAGGCTGATGAGTCCTTCTACATGGACATCGCCATGACCAAAAGCCGGCAGTATCTCCTGCTCGGCCTCGGCAGCATCAGTTCCAGCGAGTACCGCTACATCCGCAGCGATGCCCCCGACAGCGAGTGGAAGGTCATCGCGCCGCGTCGCCCCGATGTCGAATACTCGGTCGACCACCGCGGCGACCGGTTCTACATCGTGACCAACGACGGCGCCCGGAATTTCAAGGTCGTCTTCGCGCCGATCGACAACCCCGGCGTGGCCAACTGGTCCGAGTTTCTGCCGCACCGCGAGAACGTGAAGGTCGACGAGGTCGAGTGCTTTGCCGGCCACATGGTGGTCTATGAGCGGGAGAATGGCCTGCCGAAGATGCGCATCATCGATCTGACCACCGGCAATTTCCACTACGTGGAGTTCCCCGAGCCGGTCTACACCTTCTTCGGCGCGGCCAATCCCGAATTCGACACCAACGTGGTGCGCTTCACCTACAATTCGCTGGTCACGCCGCGGTCGGTCTTCGATTACGACATGACCACCCGGGCGCGCGAACTGAAGAAGGAATATGAGGTGCGCGGCGGGTATGACCGCGCGCAATACCAGTCGGAGCGCATCTTCGCCACCGCCGCCGACGGCGTGAAGGTTCCGATTTCGTTGGTCTACAAAAAAGGGACGCCGCTGGATGGTTCCTCTCCCCTGCTGTTGTATGGTTATGGCGCCTACGGAGCCACCAGCGACCCGACGTTTTCGTCCAATCGTCTGAGTCTGCTGGATCGCGGCGTGATCTACGCCATCGCCCATGTGCGCGGCGGCGGCGAGATGGGGCGCGCCTGGTATGACGACGGCAAGTTGCTCAAGAAGAAGAACACATTCACCGACTTCATCGCCTGCGCCGAGCACCTGATTGCCGCCAAGTACACCGCGGCCGACCGCCTGGCGGCCTTTGGCGGCAGCGCCGGCGGGCTTTTGATGGGTGCGGTGGCCAACATGCGCCCCGACCTCTTCCGGGTAATCTTTGCCAGTGTGCCGTTTGTCGACGTGATCAACACCATGCTTGACGAGTCCATTCCCCTGACGGTCATCGAGTTTGATGAATGGGGCAATCCGAAGAACAGGGAATTCTACAACTACATGCTGTCGTATTCGCCCTACGACAATGTCCGGGCGCAGGATTATCCCCACATGCTGATCGACGCCGGGCTGAACGATCCCCGTGTCGGGTATTGGGAACCGGCGAAGTTTGTGGCCAAACTTCGCGCTTTGAAAACCGACCGGAACGACTTAGTTTTTAAGGTAGAGATGGGCGCCGGGCACATGGGCGCGACCGGACGGTACGACTACCTGAAAGACATCGCCTTCGAGTTCGCCTATATCCTGGACCATCTCGGCATCCCCGAGTAA
- a CDS encoding sialate O-acetylesterase produces MKIVRLTECRRLAAQVLVATFCAVLAANTASAASYVVIVVAGDAHAVGYGANVADLTPQQQAPQADVRFWYEEGTFAAIANPALRLSSNGFVPLQPQTDPTGAVFGGYVSGGGPELGLGRHTTDLLQSENAFDSLAIVKFAFNGTRLGVEWHPDSTGLLVDQLEAVYNTAAATLEADGHVINRLDFVLMLGEADAQSAAAAQEFGDLLNRLICRMKSWSVSDQVGITVGRLPSGMAHAPGDPYPYLTAVRAAQTGVADSIPCVATFVTDDLVLNPDSTHLTAPSQWIAGERAVDANSMCMLGFVDWFPCGMGDASGDGLIGVQDVVLTVSAAFRGADPPLCIYQPAPLTDVDCTGTTDVVDVVRLIEVAFRGAPQAFCEAADCYPYPTNCPHPCKR; encoded by the coding sequence ATGAAGATCGTTCGATTGACCGAGTGCCGCCGGCTGGCGGCGCAGGTTCTCGTTGCGACGTTTTGCGCCGTTCTGGCCGCCAATACGGCATCGGCGGCCAGCTATGTCGTCATCGTTGTGGCCGGCGACGCTCACGCAGTGGGATATGGCGCCAACGTCGCCGATCTCACGCCGCAGCAACAGGCGCCGCAGGCCGATGTGCGCTTCTGGTATGAAGAGGGGACGTTCGCGGCCATCGCCAATCCTGCTCTGCGACTCTCATCCAACGGCTTTGTGCCCCTGCAGCCCCAAACCGACCCGACCGGAGCGGTTTTCGGCGGATATGTCAGCGGCGGCGGACCGGAATTGGGGCTTGGCCGACACACCACGGACCTGCTTCAGTCCGAAAACGCCTTCGATTCCCTGGCGATCGTGAAGTTCGCGTTCAACGGCACGCGTCTAGGCGTCGAGTGGCATCCCGATTCGACCGGGCTGTTGGTCGATCAACTGGAGGCCGTCTACAATACGGCGGCGGCCACGCTGGAAGCGGATGGGCATGTCATCAACCGGCTGGACTTTGTCCTGATGCTCGGAGAGGCCGATGCCCAAAGCGCGGCAGCGGCCCAGGAATTCGGGGATCTCCTCAATCGACTAATCTGCCGGATGAAATCATGGTCCGTGTCAGATCAGGTCGGCATAACTGTCGGCCGTCTGCCGTCGGGCATGGCCCATGCTCCGGGTGATCCATATCCCTATCTGACTGCGGTTCGCGCGGCGCAAACTGGCGTGGCAGACTCGATCCCCTGTGTGGCGACTTTCGTGACCGATGACCTCGTGTTGAACCCCGATTCGACGCACCTGACCGCGCCGTCGCAGTGGATCGCCGGCGAGCGGGCCGTTGACGCAAACTCGATGTGCATGCTGGGTTTTGTCGATTGGTTTCCCTGCGGCATGGGTGATGCCTCAGGCGATGGATTGATAGGCGTGCAGGATGTGGTCCTCACCGTCAGTGCGGCATTCCGCGGGGCCGATCCGCCCCTTTGCATTTACCAGCCGGCCCCACTGACCGATGTCGATTGCACCGGCACGACCGATGTGGTCGATGTGGTGCGACTGATTGAGGTGGCCTTCCGCGGCGCGCCGCAGGCGTTCTGCGAAGCCGCCGACTGTTACCCATACCCGACGAATTGCCCCCATCCCTGCAAGCGGTAG
- a CDS encoding DUF502 domain-containing protein: MDSDPPAARPWGRQILRTLQRVFVSGVLVVVPVTVTVYVLYFLFQKVDGLLSPILARYLQHQIPGMGLLATLLLIFLVGVIARNVLGSRLFGLGELIFVRTPLVRAVYTAAKQLLEAITSTERKAFSRAVMIQYPRPGLYTVGFVSSRPRVRAGAAEEQMVAVFVPSTPTPVTGFVVLVPESEVFDLAMTTEEAVKFIVSGGFAAPTVIERTAPKLVEA; encoded by the coding sequence ATGGACAGCGACCCTCCAGCGGCGCGCCCGTGGGGCCGTCAGATTCTCCGCACACTGCAACGTGTCTTCGTGTCCGGCGTGCTGGTCGTTGTTCCGGTCACGGTGACGGTTTATGTCCTGTATTTCCTTTTCCAGAAAGTCGATGGCCTGCTGTCCCCGATCCTGGCCCGGTATCTGCAGCATCAGATTCCGGGAATGGGGCTGTTGGCGACACTGCTTCTGATCTTTCTGGTGGGTGTGATTGCCCGGAATGTGCTGGGGTCGCGTCTCTTCGGACTGGGCGAACTGATCTTTGTCCGCACGCCGCTGGTGCGGGCGGTCTACACCGCCGCCAAGCAGTTGCTTGAGGCGATCACGTCGACCGAGCGCAAGGCCTTCAGCCGCGCGGTCATGATTCAATACCCGCGGCCGGGGCTGTACACGGTCGGGTTTGTGTCGTCGAGGCCGCGGGTGCGCGCCGGCGCCGCCGAAGAGCAGATGGTGGCGGTCTTTGTGCCGTCGACACCCACGCCGGTCACCGGGTTTGTCGTGCTGGTTCCCGAATCCGAGGTGTTTGATCTGGCGATGACAACCGAAGAGGCGGTCAAGTTTATCGTCTCCGGCGGGTTCGCCGCCCCGACGGTCATCGAGCGGACCGCGCCGAAATTGGTGGAGGCATAA
- a CDS encoding CBS domain-containing protein encodes MRLAAMLDPALVAPDLRAESKAGAISELMDLVVRKYPEIDRGGVLASIADREEIENTSFGRCFAFPHARTDLVKEMLVAIGISKKGIKAPTPDGRPLHVVCLLLTPRNIAQLYLQTLSGLAQLARDEQILGKLISAPNAEALVRVIWETGLTIRKQLTVRDLMHRDVVTVSPDDSLKDVANKLYRYKVSGMPVVDAEGKPVGMISERHLIKAALPNFESLIQNLSLSPDTEPFDDLLRREDEIKVKDIMTTRLYTTTEDTPIVEVAALMLFRNIRRIPVINEDGRLAGLILRRDIVSKVIRG; translated from the coding sequence ATGCGTTTGGCAGCCATGTTGGATCCGGCGCTGGTCGCGCCCGACCTGCGCGCCGAGTCGAAGGCCGGAGCCATCTCCGAGCTGATGGACCTGGTCGTCCGGAAGTATCCGGAGATCGACCGCGGCGGCGTCCTCGCCTCCATCGCCGACCGTGAGGAGATTGAGAACACCTCCTTCGGACGCTGTTTTGCCTTCCCCCATGCCCGGACCGATCTGGTCAAGGAAATGCTGGTCGCCATCGGCATCTCCAAGAAGGGCATCAAAGCGCCCACCCCCGATGGCCGTCCGCTGCATGTGGTCTGCCTGCTGCTGACGCCGCGCAATATCGCGCAGCTGTACCTGCAAACCCTCTCCGGGCTGGCCCAACTGGCCCGCGATGAGCAGATCCTTGGCAAGTTGATCAGCGCTCCGAATGCCGAGGCGCTGGTCCGCGTGATCTGGGAGACCGGGCTGACCATCCGCAAGCAACTGACCGTGCGCGACCTGATGCACCGCGACGTGGTGACCGTCTCGCCCGACGATTCGCTCAAGGACGTCGCCAACAAACTCTATCGCTACAAGGTGTCGGGCATGCCCGTGGTTGACGCCGAAGGCAAGCCGGTGGGCATGATCTCGGAGCGACACCTGATCAAGGCCGCCCTCCCCAACTTCGAATCGCTGATCCAGAATCTGTCGCTGTCCCCCGACACGGAGCCGTTCGACGATCTCCTGCGCCGCGAGGATGAGATCAAAGTCAAAGACATCATGACCACCCGCCTCTACACCACCACCGAGGACACGCCGATTGTCGAGGTGGCGGCGCTCATGCTCTTCCGCAACATCCGCCGCATTCCGGTCATCAATGAGGATGGCCGATTAGCCGGCCTGATCCTGCGACGGGATATTGTGAGCAAGGTGATCCGGGGCTGA
- a CDS encoding oligopeptide transporter, OPT family, translating to MTDRNDFRPFVAPTESLAEFTVKSAVAGVIFGVLFGAANTYLGLKAGLTVSTSIPIAVMTIAMFRAFRMAGGRSTILEHNLSQTIGSASSSLASGTIFTIPALYLWGVAPSFLYISLLALLGGVLGTAIMIPLRQYLIVQEHKNLPYPEGTACAEVLESAEGHGAQSRPLFLGMALAGIYEFGLGFLRLWKESPRTGIIGLPKAEVGLEASPALLGVGFILGPRIAAVMVAGAGLSWVVLIPILHWYGTTLTAPLFPETAKLLPDMTTQEIWGKYIRYLGAGAVAMAGIMTIIKAVPTMVQSFKLGLRGLRHGTAGDTSRPRTERDLSMRIVLGLVLAIAAAIVFIPHLVGGFETIAARIVVALAICIFAFFFVTVSSRIVGLIGVSSNPVSGMTIVTLLGTSFVFYLLGWTDGLGQMTALSIGTVVCVASSIAGDMSQDLKTGYLVGATPYKQQLGEFIGAITSAWGVAYAVDVLHHAYGFGTVALPAPQAMLMKTVIEGVLFAQLPWTLVFIGAGFALLAALLRIPALPFAVGLYLPLTTMTPIFAGGLVRWLVDRRGRANGDSGDRDRGVLLGSGFIAGVGLVRVGLAAWIYFVGLPEGIGEEWAGSFSGWLALALFGFLAWTLWRPGRKTA from the coding sequence ATGACGGACCGCAACGACTTCCGACCGTTCGTCGCGCCAACCGAGTCACTCGCTGAGTTCACCGTCAAGTCGGCGGTCGCCGGCGTCATCTTCGGCGTGCTGTTCGGCGCCGCCAACACGTACCTCGGGTTGAAGGCGGGCCTGACGGTTTCAACCTCGATTCCGATCGCGGTCATGACCATTGCGATGTTCCGCGCTTTTCGGATGGCCGGCGGAAGATCGACCATTCTTGAGCACAATCTCTCGCAGACGATCGGCTCGGCATCGTCATCCCTGGCCTCCGGCACCATCTTCACTATCCCGGCGCTGTATCTCTGGGGCGTGGCCCCGTCCTTCCTGTACATCTCCCTGTTGGCCTTGCTGGGCGGGGTGCTGGGGACGGCGATCATGATCCCGTTGCGCCAGTATCTGATCGTGCAGGAGCACAAGAATCTTCCTTACCCGGAAGGGACCGCCTGCGCGGAGGTCCTCGAGAGCGCGGAGGGTCATGGCGCGCAATCGCGACCGCTGTTTCTCGGAATGGCACTGGCGGGGATCTACGAATTCGGTCTTGGATTCTTGCGCCTGTGGAAGGAGTCGCCGCGTACCGGGATCATCGGTCTCCCGAAGGCCGAGGTGGGCCTGGAAGCGTCACCGGCGCTGCTGGGAGTCGGCTTCATTCTCGGCCCGCGGATTGCCGCGGTGATGGTCGCCGGCGCGGGGTTGTCCTGGGTCGTGCTGATCCCGATCCTCCATTGGTATGGCACCACGCTGACGGCGCCGCTCTTTCCGGAGACCGCTAAACTGCTGCCGGACATGACGACTCAGGAAATCTGGGGGAAATACATTCGCTATCTCGGCGCCGGGGCGGTGGCGATGGCCGGCATCATGACCATCATCAAAGCCGTTCCAACCATGGTGCAGTCATTCAAACTGGGATTGCGCGGGCTCCGTCACGGAACGGCGGGCGACACATCCCGACCGCGCACCGAGCGCGATTTGTCGATGCGGATCGTCCTCGGGCTGGTGCTGGCGATCGCCGCGGCGATCGTGTTTATCCCGCATCTGGTCGGCGGATTCGAGACCATCGCCGCACGAATCGTCGTCGCGCTGGCGATCTGCATCTTCGCCTTCTTCTTCGTGACCGTCTCGTCGCGCATCGTTGGCCTGATCGGTGTCTCGTCGAATCCGGTCTCGGGCATGACGATCGTGACCTTGCTGGGCACCTCGTTCGTGTTTTACCTGCTCGGTTGGACCGATGGGCTCGGGCAGATGACGGCGCTGTCAATCGGCACCGTCGTGTGCGTCGCGTCATCGATTGCCGGTGACATGTCGCAGGATTTGAAGACCGGCTATCTGGTCGGCGCGACCCCTTACAAGCAACAGTTGGGCGAATTCATCGGCGCGATCACGTCGGCCTGGGGCGTGGCGTACGCGGTCGACGTGCTGCATCACGCTTATGGGTTTGGCACGGTCGCGCTGCCGGCGCCGCAGGCGATGCTGATGAAGACGGTGATCGAGGGTGTGCTTTTCGCGCAGCTGCCGTGGACGCTGGTCTTCATCGGGGCGGGCTTCGCGCTGCTGGCCGCGCTGCTGCGCATCCCCGCGCTCCCGTTTGCCGTCGGGCTCTACCTGCCCCTGACCACCATGACCCCGATCTTTGCCGGCGGCCTGGTCCGCTGGCTGGTGGACCGTCGCGGCCGGGCCAACGGCGACAGCGGCGATCGCGATCGTGGTGTCCTGCTGGGATCGGGATTCATCGCCGGGGTCGGACTGGTGCGCGTGGGGCTGGCCGCCTGGATTTATTTTGTCGGCCTTCCGGAAGGGATCGGTGAAGAATGGGCCGGCTCCTTCTCCGGCTGGCTGGCGTTGGCCTTGTTTGGGTTCCTCGCCTGGACGCTGTGGCGCCCGGGACGGAAGACGGCCTGA
- a CDS encoding YfhO family protein, with protein sequence MAKDPSPAKKGTSKPIHKPERPAAAGLSFADRIALHPLRWAIIAYGVLTVIFFSNALFFPGRMIYGTDTMSAGVFFRTFYADFWQEHFRMPLWNPYIHAGLPFVDAMHGDIFYPAAILQIILPVTYALGFKLILHIFLAGVFMFLFLRAQGRSDQASFIGGLLYMFTPCLVSLFYPGHDGKVYVTALTPLAFLMVHRGVTTRRIPWFLGFGLVYALMILTAHVQMSYYAAWGLGAYFIFLLWDQYRFQPAKIAAPVGAFAIAVALAVGAAAMQWMAPYQYLNKHSQRIQHSEGGGYEWSSSWAMHSEEALSQLNPALPGANLATEPATYWGDNPFKLNSEAVGVMAVMLALVAILVARSPMMWFFAGLSIVALLHALGDSTPVFRLFFEFVPGVKKFRAPSMICFLFAFSWVVMAARALDVLGQFRGQPSATGKKAKDPMNTMMIVAFAYSAIAIIGLIGGSTFMSGWLSLTGGALTTEKAMAITNNENHVRIGFLIGLVVVWGLVGLFRLRRGGSLGTTGLTAGLSALAVLPLWQFDARFVETITPAQVNQFYGERPILGLIRGNAPKQPFRVLNLPRTLEDNYLALHGIEELSATAMHGNHLLLHDNFVGRHDASPALMTNRATRNLLNTVFIVSPQQGNEAGLTLVGQTQGLYLYRNEDALPRAAVFYQYEVEPDSNATLARLRDPAFPYRSRLILDQALSQLPPSEASASEAPFTPARVIEWDVDRFVVEYTADRDGILWLSENYYPCWHATDENGQSLPIYRADYAFRAVEAKAGTHRVTFAFHNKVFSMSVWISLVCGVILLAGTVWAVRTGSTTLNAIDHKPSPAHVK encoded by the coding sequence ATGGCCAAAGACCCTTCGCCCGCCAAAAAGGGCACCAGCAAGCCAATCCACAAACCCGAACGCCCGGCCGCGGCGGGACTGTCCTTTGCCGACCGGATCGCCCTGCACCCATTGCGCTGGGCGATTATCGCCTATGGCGTTCTGACCGTGATCTTCTTCTCCAATGCGCTCTTTTTCCCGGGACGAATGATCTACGGCACGGACACGATGTCGGCCGGGGTGTTCTTCCGGACTTTCTACGCCGACTTCTGGCAGGAGCATTTCCGCATGCCGCTGTGGAATCCCTACATCCACGCGGGCCTGCCATTTGTCGACGCGATGCACGGCGACATCTTCTACCCGGCCGCCATCCTGCAGATCATCCTGCCGGTGACCTATGCGCTGGGGTTCAAGCTCATCCTGCACATCTTCCTGGCCGGCGTGTTCATGTTCCTGTTTCTGCGCGCGCAGGGGCGCAGCGACCAGGCGTCGTTCATTGGCGGCCTGCTCTACATGTTCACCCCGTGCCTGGTGTCGCTGTTCTATCCGGGGCATGACGGCAAAGTCTATGTGACCGCGCTCACGCCCCTGGCGTTCTTGATGGTTCACCGCGGAGTGACCACGCGACGGATTCCCTGGTTTCTTGGCTTCGGGCTGGTGTATGCGCTGATGATTCTGACGGCGCATGTGCAGATGTCCTACTACGCCGCCTGGGGGCTGGGGGCCTACTTCATCTTCCTGCTCTGGGATCAGTACCGTTTCCAACCGGCCAAGATTGCCGCGCCGGTCGGCGCCTTCGCCATTGCCGTCGCGCTGGCGGTGGGCGCCGCCGCCATGCAATGGATGGCTCCCTATCAGTACCTCAACAAGCACTCGCAGCGCATTCAGCACAGCGAAGGCGGCGGCTATGAATGGTCGTCCTCCTGGGCGATGCACTCAGAGGAAGCGCTGTCGCAACTAAACCCCGCTCTGCCCGGGGCGAACCTGGCCACCGAACCGGCGACCTACTGGGGCGACAATCCGTTCAAGCTGAATTCCGAGGCGGTCGGTGTGATGGCGGTGATGCTCGCGCTCGTCGCGATTCTCGTTGCCCGCTCGCCGATGATGTGGTTTTTCGCCGGGCTCTCGATCGTCGCGCTCCTCCACGCGCTGGGCGATTCCACGCCCGTGTTTCGATTGTTCTTCGAGTTCGTGCCCGGGGTGAAGAAGTTTCGCGCGCCCTCGATGATCTGTTTCCTCTTTGCCTTCTCGTGGGTCGTCATGGCGGCGCGGGCGCTGGATGTGCTCGGACAGTTCCGCGGACAGCCGTCGGCGACGGGCAAAAAGGCGAAAGACCCGATGAACACGATGATGATCGTGGCCTTCGCCTATTCGGCGATCGCCATCATCGGACTGATCGGCGGCTCGACGTTCATGAGCGGCTGGTTGTCGCTGACCGGCGGCGCCCTCACGACCGAGAAGGCGATGGCGATCACCAACAACGAGAATCACGTCCGCATCGGCTTCCTGATCGGCCTGGTCGTCGTGTGGGGACTGGTCGGGCTGTTCCGGTTGCGTCGCGGCGGCTCGTTGGGCACAACCGGGCTGACCGCCGGACTGTCGGCGCTGGCGGTGCTGCCGCTGTGGCAATTCGACGCGCGCTTTGTCGAAACGATCACCCCCGCGCAGGTTAACCAGTTCTACGGCGAGCGTCCGATTCTCGGCCTCATCCGCGGCAACGCCCCGAAGCAGCCGTTCCGGGTGCTGAATTTGCCTCGCACGTTGGAGGACAACTACCTGGCGCTGCATGGCATCGAAGAGCTCTCCGCCACCGCCATGCATGGCAACCATCTGCTCTTGCATGACAACTTTGTCGGACGGCATGATGCGTCCCCGGCGCTGATGACCAACCGCGCCACGCGCAACCTCTTAAACACCGTGTTCATTGTCTCGCCACAACAGGGAAACGAGGCGGGATTGACGCTGGTCGGGCAGACGCAGGGGTTGTACCTGTATCGCAACGAGGACGCGTTGCCGCGCGCGGCGGTCTTCTACCAGTACGAGGTGGAGCCGGACTCCAACGCCACCTTGGCGCGCCTGCGCGATCCGGCGTTCCCGTACCGGAGCCGCCTCATCCTCGACCAGGCGCTGAGCCAATTGCCGCCCAGCGAAGCGAGCGCGTCGGAGGCGCCGTTTACCCCCGCGCGGGTGATCGAATGGGATGTCGATCGCTTTGTGGTCGAATACACCGCCGACCGCGACGGGATTCTCTGGCTGTCGGAGAATTACTACCCCTGCTGGCACGCCACCGATGAGAATGGGCAATCGCTGCCGATTTACCGCGCCGATTATGCGTTCCGCGCCGTGGAGGCCAAGGCCGGCACGCACCGGGTGACCTTTGCGTTCCATAACAAGGTCTTCTCGATGTCGGTCTGGATCTCGCTGGTCTGCGGCGTGATTCTGCTGGCGGGAACCGTGTGGGCGGTCCGCACCGGTTCGACCACCCTCAACGCCATCGACCACAAACCGAGCCCGGCACACGTCAAATGA